One stretch of Ipomoea triloba cultivar NCNSP0323 chromosome 8, ASM357664v1 DNA includes these proteins:
- the LOC116027009 gene encoding uncharacterized protein LOC116027009, translated as MEDGTRSTRYEVGHGQTSHTSFSTAVNTQHVEGDENFSPEALNVMAGNLNAPEDTTQPSIPTHMSVLDILMMDQTRKRTAQELDGPDPFLSAQAVSMNVDPNIAPEADNASRGSWRLTGFYGEPDRRNRSEKRGGNPQPTWLIEGFRDAVSSSGLSDFPLQGHQFTWEKSRGKPDWIEAKLDRVLVSDSWKDKFKDAEAHTIISSKSDHLPILLKVVEAVCREVVIDSWEASRGLDLLVRIERCNEAVWKWGKVFTKNFRRKIDFWSRRMESLKRRTDHQGCMLFKEAQYHHLKALEHQNAYWRHRSKEFWLKGGDQNTTFFHNAVRRRRQNNQILRLKDDNGEWCDRGTSLNNLMLKYFSDMFDYEQDVQGPILENLGSVLSQAQNECLTSTFTTEEIKRALFDMKPDKSPGPDGLSPGFFQQYWDILGRDVVNFCETFRQTKSLPPGANNTHIVLIPKVAKPTSMTELRPIALCNVLYKILSKALANRIKPLLNCLVSESQCAFVPGRLISDNLLLAYEIQHYLKRKSQGNNGMMGLKLDMSKAYDRVNWSLVEGILSKLGFSADFVAMVSGCIRSVHYNLLLEGREIGSFIPKRGLRQGDPLSPYLFILMMECLSRLISKEIHHGSLHGVTISRGAPVISHLIFADDCFLFCRANSLEAGLLKEILKEFSAASGQSINLTKSSLIFSKNVDSLSRTVVSEILGISEGCMQGKYLGLPSLVGRRKTEILGFIKDKVLGRIKSWNNRFLSRARREILIKNVLQAIPTYAMSIFLLPHFICHKIELALNKFWWKGQSEDGKGINWKRWDELCKPKAFGGMGFQSLRAFNMALLGKQAWRFIHYPNFLVSRVFKAKNINVWKDPWLPNKSSPFVSTPMPDYLAEAKVHSLLTLQGNNWDKELLDDIFEPADTVQIMSIPIPIGNHQDRLIWNHDDKGSYTVKSAYRVICGELADIHRLPLILTVAWYIWFERNKRIWNGIKSSFSSILEEARLYFLAWQQLNVLHPHLASRQQDPRRERPALGWLKINTDAAMNTTSNMSGFGFIARDSDGLFVAAKYLSCSGIFQPRVTEALAVREALIWAKDKGFDAVCLESDAQVVIQGLGNSNSNTYFDLVLMDIHKLTSSFLNISFMFVKRSANSAAHRLAREAVFNADCREWTSSPPSFISDVILAEAV; from the exons ATGGAGGATGGTACGCGCAGTACGAGGTACGAGGTTGGGCACGGACAAACATCACATACTTCGTTTAGTACAGCGGTTAATACCCAGCATGTTGaaggtgatgagaatttcaGCCCAGAGGCATTAAATGTTATGGCAGGAAACTTAAATGCTCCTGAGGACACAACTCAGCCTAGCATTCCAACTCATATGTCAGTCcttgacattctgatgatggaCCAGACACGTAAGAGAACAGCCCAAGAGTTGGATGGGCCTGATCCATTTCTTTCAGCCCAAGCCGTTTCCATGAATGTTGATCCAAATATCGCACCAGAGGCGG ACAACGCAAGCAGAGGGAGTTGGCGTCTAACGGGTTTCTACGGTGAACCAGATAGGCGGAATCGG AGTGAGAAAAGAGGTGGGAATCCACAACCTACTTGGTTGATTGAGGGCTTTCGAGATGCAGTATCCAGTAGTGGCCTTTCCGATTTCCCCCTTCAAGGTCACCAATTTACCTGGGAGAAATCTCGTGGGAAACCGGATTGGATTGAAGCCAAGTTAGACAGAGTGCTGGTGTCTGACTCGTGGAAAGACAAGTTCAAAGATGCAGAGGCTCATACCATTATTTCTTCTAAGAGCGACCACCTCCCAATTCTGCTCAAGGTGGTG GAGGCAGTTTGCCGTGAGGTAGTGATAGATAGCTGGGAGGCTTCTAGAGGTTTGGATTTGTTGGTTCGAATTGAACGATGCAATGAAGCTGTGTGGAAATGGGGGAAAGTGTTCACAAAGAACTTCAGGCGTAAGATTGATTTCTGGTCTCGGCGGATGGAATCTCTGAAGAGGAGGACTGATCACCAAGGCTGCATGCTATTTAAGGAAGCCCAATACCATCACTTAAAAGCCCTGGAACATCAAAACGCGTACTGGAGGCATAGATCCAAAGAATTCTGGTTAAAGGGAGGGGATCAAAATACAACCTTTTTCCATAATGCAGTTCGCAGGAGGCGTCAAAACAATCAAATTCTCAGACTTAAAGACGATAATGGGGAATGGTGTGACAGAGGTACATCTCTCAATAATCTTATGCTTAAATATTTCTCTGATATGTTTGACTATGAGCAAGATGTCCAAGGTCCTATTCTTGAGAATCTGGGGTCTGTTTTGTCCCAAGCTCAGAATGAGTGTCTTACTAGTACCTTTACCACGGAGGAGATAAAGAGGGCTTTGTTTGATATGAAACCGGATAAGTCGCCGGGTCCGGATGGCTTATCCCCTGGGTTTTTTCAGCAATATTGGGATATTCTTGGTAGAGATGTTGTGAATTTCTGTGAAACATTTAGGCAAACCAAATCACTTCCTCCTGGGGCTAACAACACTCACATTGTTTTGATTCCCAAAGTGGCTAAGCCTACTTCCATGACTGAGTTAAGACCCATTGCCCTCTGCAATGTGCTGTATAAAATCTTATCAAAGGCCTTAGCTAACAGAATAAAGCCACTGCTAAACTGCCTTGTCTCTGAATCTCAGTGTGCCTTCGTCCCAGGAAGGCTCATATCTGACAATTTACTCCTTGCTTATGAAATCCAACactatttgaaaagaaaatccCAGGGAAATAATGGCATGATGGGGCTCAAATTGGATATGAGCAAGGCCTATGATAGGGTCAATTGGAGCTTGGTGGAAGGGATTTTATCTAAATTGGGTTTCTCAGCCGACTTTGTTGCTATGGTTTCGGGATGCATTAGATCTGTCCATTATAACCTGCTGCTTGAAGGTCGTGAAATAGGCAGCTTTATTCCTAAGAGAGGCCTCAGGCAGGGTGATCCCTTATCCCCATACCTGTTTATTCTAATGATGGAGTGTCTTAGCAGGTTGATTTCTAAAGAGATTCATCATGGTTCTCTGCATGGGGTTACTATCTCTAGGGGGGCTCCGGTTATTTCCCACTTAATATTCGCCGATGATTGCTTTCTCTTCTGCCGTGCAAATTCTTTGGAAGCTGGTTTACTGAAGGAGATCTTAAAAGAATTTTCTGCAGCTTCTGGTCAGTCAATCAATCTGACCAAATCATCCCTAATTTTTAGCAAGAATGTGGACTCCCTGTCTAGAACTGTGGTATCTGAAATTCTGGGCATCTCAGAGGGCTGTATGCAGGGTAAATATTTGGGGCTACCTTCTCTGGTGGGTAGAAGAAAAACCGAGATCCTTGGATTTATCAAAGACAAAGTGCTAGGGAGGATCAAGAGTTGGAATAACAGGTTTCTTTCACGGGCTAGGAGGGAAATCCTAATAAAAAATGTCCTACAGGCTATTCCAACTTATGCCATGAGCATTTTCCTTTTACCCCATTTCATTTGTCATAAGATTGAGCTGGctttaaataaattttggtgGAAAGGGCAGTCTGAGGATGGGAAAGGCATCAACTGGAAACGATGGGACGAGCTGTGCAAGCCTAAAGCTTTTGGAGGAATGGGGTTTCAAAGTTTGAGGGCGTTCAATATGGCTCTTCTAGGCAAACAGGCCTGGAGATTTATCCATTATCCTAATTTTCTTGTCTCAAGGGTTTTCAAAGCCAA AAATATAAATGTCTGGAAGGATCCATGGCTCCCAAACAAGTCTTCTCCCTTTGTCTCAACTCCTATGCCAGACTACCTTGCCGAGGCAAAAGTTCATTCTCTTCTTACTTTGCAGGGCAATAACTGGGACAAGGAACTTCTTGATGATATTTTTGAGCCGGCAGACACTGTCCAAATCATGAGTATTCCAATCCCCATTGGAAACCATCAAGACAGATTAATTTGGAACCATGATGATAAAGGGTCTTACACTGTGAAGAGTGCTTATAGAGTTATATGTGGAGAGCTTGCTGATATTCACCGGCTTCC TCTTATCTTAACCGTCGCATGGTACATCTGGTTCGAGCGCAACAAGAGGATCTGGAATGGAATCAAATCTTCTTTCTCATCTATTCTTGAGGAAGCCAGGTTGTACTTCTTAGCTTGGCAACAGCTTAATGTCCTACATCCCCATTTAGCTTCACGGCAACAGGATCCTAGGCGGGAGAGACCAGCTCTTGGTTGGCTTAAGATCAATACGGATGCAGCGATGAATACTACTTCCAATATGTCTGGGTTTGGTTTTATTGCTAGAGATTCTGATGGTCTGTTCGTTGCGGCAAAGTACTTATCATGTTCCGGAATCTTTCAACCCAGAGTGACAGAGGCTCTAGCTGTCAGAGAGGCACTCATTTGGGCTAAAGACAAAGGTTTTGATGCTGTTTGCTTGGAGTCTGATGCTCAAGTCGTCATACAGGGTCTAGGGAATTCAAACTCTAATACTTATTTTGACCTTGTTCTCATGGATATTCATAAATTAACTAGTTCTTTCCTAAATATTAGCTTTATGTTCGTTAAGCGATCCGCGAATTCGGCAGCCCACCGCTTAGCAAGGGAGGCCGTTTTCAATGCTGATTGTAGGGAGTGGACTTCTTCCCCTCCTTCTTTTATCTCTGATGTTATTTTGGCTGAGGCCGTTTGA